TCCGAGATAAACTCATTGGGGTCAACACCGTGATAATTTTTTATATAATCGCCTTTTTTCTTTCCCGTGTTGTAAACTCCGATTGTACATGCCCATAAAATTAAGGCAGCTTGTTCGGTATCAAGCCCACTGCGGAGGGTGCCTTCTGCAACGCCCTTTTGCAGTGCACGAAAAAGATATCCGAAAATCATTTCGCCTAACCGATAGCATTCCGCTTTGGATTCGTCCTTCACGCTAAGCTGGTCATTCGAATCTTTTGTTTCATATTCCATGATTGCCTTAAAATATTCCGGGTAATCTCGGCTAAATTCAAAAAACGTGAAAAAGATGTTGCGCAATTCTTCCAAGGCGTTTCGTGGCGGTTTTGTTTGGAAACTGTTTTCGATCATT
This genomic window from Caproicibacterium sp. BJN0003 contains:
- a CDS encoding TetR/AcrR family transcriptional regulator; its protein translation is MGYNDRKRQEKEIKRKDIINAAERVFFSRGFENASMDEVAKEAEFSKRTVYLYFNSKEQIYFEIMIRGYRLMIQMIENSFQTKPPRNALEELRNIFFTFFEFSRDYPEYFKAIMEYETKDSNDQLSVKDESKAECYRLGEMIFGYLFRALQKGVAEGTLRSGLDTEQAALILWACTIGVYNTGKKKGDYIKNYHGVDPNEFISESFQLIMRLIDRNGENKNEKGV